In Chloroflexaceae bacterium, the following proteins share a genomic window:
- a CDS encoding CvpA family protein → MDILLILLFFGTLATGFFQGAIRLLVLMLAFYLSLVLASLYYPALGEFFVRNFDADRFVGQYLAFFLVLFFSFVLLAIAGLYTFRYVRLAGSLEYIDRILGTILGLFFGALVVGIVASLLWNLMILRGGRNIDLPLFRLLGNSVANSFILQYFSAVVLPLAYNFLDPILPEGADIVFAVQ, encoded by the coding sequence ATGGATATTCTGCTGATTCTGCTCTTCTTCGGCACGCTGGCAACCGGCTTTTTCCAGGGCGCCATTCGCCTGCTGGTGCTGATGCTGGCATTCTACCTGTCCCTGGTGCTGGCGAGTCTGTACTATCCGGCCCTGGGCGAGTTTTTTGTGCGCAACTTCGACGCCGACCGCTTCGTCGGCCAGTACCTGGCCTTTTTCCTGGTGCTGTTCTTCAGTTTTGTCCTGCTCGCCATCGCCGGATTGTACACTTTTCGCTACGTGCGCCTGGCGGGGAGCCTGGAGTATATTGATCGCATTCTTGGCACCATTCTCGGCCTGTTTTTTGGCGCGCTGGTGGTAGGCATCGTCGCGTCGCTCCTCTGGAACTTGATGATCCTCCGCGGAGGACGCAATATTGACCTGCCGCTGTTTCGTCTCCTGGGTAACAGTGTTGCCAACTCCTTCATCTTGCAGTATTTTTCCGCTGTCGTGCTCCCCCTGGCGTACAACTTCCTCGATCCCATTCTTCCCGAAGGCGCGGATATTGTCTTCGCGGTGCAATAA
- a CDS encoding endonuclease MutS2, protein MTIAEQTIITLEFPKILAQLARYTAFSASRELALALRPSTEVAEVERALALTGEARALLEELPDLSIGAMRDIRRAAQHTARGGVIDGPSLLEVAGSVAAARALRARLLKLDPERFPLLIEQAGAMPVLPPLETAIERAIGDDGQVLDAASPRLAELRREVRLAFARLQEKLHHLITSSAYAGALQEPIITVRNGRYVVPVKASHRRDVRGLVHDQSSSGATLYIEPMAVVELNNRWRELQAAEEEEVQRILAALSDQVGAAAPQLIATVEAMAAIDLAFARARYAADLRAVAPSISPSLAPLAPGSGSEAAPLLLTEARHPLLDPATVVPITLWLGGEFRILLITGPNTGGKTVALKTTGLLALMAQAGLHIPAAAPSRLPVFAHIFADIGDEQSIEQSLSTFSSHMRNIVHLLRALEAEEAESAQMGAERRPALVLLDELGAGTDPVEGSALARAIIERLLELGVLAVATTHYAELKAFAYATPGVQNASVEFDVETLAPTYHLSIGLPGRSNALAIATRLGLDAELVERARAMIDRKDAQVEDLLAGIHREREAADAALRRAEELREDAEKYRDRLEQEWRAFNERREAEAEAARQELEAELRETRLLLKRLRDDFRSVSLSREWLEQAEQRLAAAAEQVKRAAARPAGAPARPATQAPRPLQPGDTVLVRSVGLKGEIVSIDPDDGTAQVQVGGFRMNVDLKDLTREKGAPEAALRREYRAERDVSLPPAPDVSMTFDMRGYRAHEVADRLDRYLNDAYLAGLHQVRLVHGKGTGALRQVVRDVLQRHPLVASFSSGGSDGGDGVTVATLVER, encoded by the coding sequence ATGACCATTGCTGAACAGACCATCATCACCCTGGAATTTCCCAAAATCCTGGCGCAACTGGCCCGCTACACGGCCTTCTCGGCCTCGCGCGAACTGGCCCTGGCTCTGCGCCCGTCCACCGAGGTTGCTGAGGTGGAGCGCGCGCTGGCGTTGACCGGCGAGGCGCGGGCGCTCCTCGAAGAGTTGCCCGATCTATCCATCGGTGCGATGCGCGACATCCGCCGCGCCGCCCAGCATACCGCCCGCGGCGGGGTGATTGACGGCCCCAGTTTGCTGGAGGTGGCCGGGTCGGTGGCGGCGGCGCGCGCTCTGCGCGCCCGGTTGCTCAAGCTCGACCCGGAACGCTTCCCCCTGTTGATCGAGCAGGCCGGGGCCATGCCCGTGCTGCCTCCACTCGAAACGGCGATTGAACGCGCCATCGGCGACGATGGGCAGGTGCTCGACGCCGCCAGTCCCCGCCTCGCCGAACTGCGGCGCGAGGTGCGCCTCGCCTTCGCCCGTCTGCAGGAAAAGCTGCACCATCTCATCACCTCCAGCGCCTATGCCGGCGCCCTGCAAGAGCCGATTATCACCGTGCGCAACGGGCGCTACGTCGTGCCTGTCAAGGCCAGCCACCGCAGGGACGTCCGCGGCCTGGTGCACGACCAGTCAAGTAGCGGGGCCACGCTCTACATCGAGCCGATGGCGGTGGTGGAACTCAACAACCGCTGGCGCGAGTTGCAGGCCGCCGAGGAGGAGGAGGTGCAACGCATCCTCGCCGCCCTCTCCGACCAGGTGGGCGCGGCCGCTCCGCAATTGATCGCCACGGTTGAAGCGATGGCGGCGATCGATCTGGCTTTCGCCAGGGCGCGTTACGCCGCCGATCTGCGCGCCGTGGCGCCCTCCATCAGCCCATCGCTGGCGCCGCTTGCCCCCGGCAGCGGCTCCGAGGCCGCTCCGCTGCTGCTTACCGAGGCCCGCCATCCCTTGCTCGACCCGGCGACGGTCGTGCCGATCACCCTCTGGCTGGGAGGCGAGTTCCGTATTCTGCTCATCACCGGCCCCAATACCGGCGGCAAAACTGTGGCCCTCAAGACTACCGGCCTGCTCGCGTTAATGGCCCAGGCCGGCCTGCACATCCCCGCTGCGGCGCCCTCGCGCCTGCCGGTCTTTGCCCACATCTTCGCCGACATCGGCGACGAGCAGAGCATCGAGCAGAGCCTCTCCACCTTCTCTTCACACATGCGCAACATCGTGCACCTGCTGCGCGCCCTGGAAGCCGAGGAAGCGGAGAGCGCACAGATGGGGGCGGAGCGCCGCCCGGCCCTGGTGCTGCTCGACGAACTCGGCGCGGGCACCGACCCGGTTGAGGGGTCGGCGCTGGCCCGCGCGATTATCGAACGCCTGCTTGAGCTAGGCGTGCTCGCCGTGGCCACAACGCACTACGCCGAGCTGAAAGCGTTCGCCTACGCTACCCCCGGCGTGCAGAACGCCTCGGTCGAGTTCGATGTGGAGACCCTCGCGCCCACCTACCACCTCAGCATCGGCCTGCCCGGGCGCTCCAATGCTCTGGCGATCGCCACCCGTCTGGGGCTTGATGCGGAGCTGGTAGAGCGAGCGCGGGCGATGATCGATCGCAAAGACGCCCAGGTAGAGGATCTGCTCGCCGGCATTCACCGCGAGCGCGAAGCCGCCGACGCCGCGCTGCGCCGCGCCGAGGAGTTGCGCGAGGACGCTGAGAAGTACCGTGACCGGCTGGAGCAGGAGTGGCGCGCCTTCAACGAGCGCCGCGAGGCTGAAGCCGAAGCCGCGCGCCAGGAACTGGAGGCGGAACTGCGCGAGACGCGCCTGTTGCTCAAGCGCCTGCGCGACGATTTTCGCAGCGTCTCCCTTTCGCGCGAGTGGCTGGAGCAGGCCGAACAGCGTCTCGCCGCCGCCGCGGAGCAGGTCAAACGGGCCGCGGCGCGGCCTGCCGGCGCGCCGGCGCGGCCTGCCACCCAGGCCCCGCGACCCCTGCAACCCGGCGATACGGTGCTGGTGCGCTCGGTGGGCCTCAAGGGCGAGATTGTCAGCATTGACCCTGACGATGGCACAGCGCAGGTGCAGGTGGGCGGCTTTCGCATGAACGTAGATCTGAAGGATCTCACGCGGGAGAAAGGCGCTCCCGAGGCCGCCCTGCGCCGCGAGTATCGCGCCGAGCGCGACGTCTCGCTGCCTCCCGCCCCCGACGTCTCGATGACCTTTGACATGCGCGGCTACCGCGCCCACGAGGTCGCCGACCGCCTTGATCGCTATCTGAACGACGCCTACCTGGCCGGGTTGCACCAGGTGCGCCTGGTCCACGGCAAAGGAACGGGCGCCCTGCGACAGGTGGTGCGCGACGTGCTGCAACGCCATCCCCTGGTGGCCTCGTTCAGCAGCGGCGGCAGCGATGGCGGCGATGGGGTGACCGTGGCGACTCTGGTGGAGCGGTGA
- a CDS encoding LysM peptidoglycan-binding domain-containing protein: MPEPLVYLLLIVALVLPAPGVILLRVLGSRIGQRRVIISAAVIFASAILSALILARSEVRVLRIGSYSVLLPGTQPFDVAVLIPPEEPAVPPPVAPTDTLRPGPAPAPTATPEPTATREATATVAPTATPEPTATLEPTATPAPPPAPAAGRRYVVQAGDTFRAIAERFGVSVPDLLRANNLTPEQADNLRVGQELVIP, from the coding sequence ATGCCCGAACCGCTCGTCTACCTGCTCCTTATCGTCGCTCTCGTGCTGCCGGCGCCGGGCGTCATACTGCTGCGCGTGCTTGGGTCCCGCATCGGCCAGCGGCGGGTCATTATCAGCGCGGCGGTGATTTTCGCCTCCGCCATTCTCAGCGCGCTCATTCTTGCCCGCAGCGAGGTGCGTGTGTTGCGTATCGGCAGCTACAGCGTATTACTTCCGGGGACGCAACCCTTCGATGTGGCCGTGCTCATTCCCCCGGAAGAACCGGCAGTTCCCCCTCCGGTCGCGCCGACGGATACGCTGCGCCCCGGCCCTGCGCCCGCGCCCACTGCCACGCCAGAACCAACCGCCACACGCGAAGCCACCGCGACGGTCGCGCCCACAGCCACGCCGGAACCCACCGCCACCCTTGAGCCGACGGCCACTCCCGCGCCGCCTCCGGCGCCTGCTGCCGGTCGGCGCTATGTCGTGCAGGCGGGCGACACCTTTCGCGCCATTGCCGAACGCTTTGGCGTCTCCGTACCCGATCTGTTGCGGGCCAACAATCTTACGCCTGAACAGGCCGATAACCTCCGCGTGGGTCAGGAGCTGGTGATACCATAA
- a CDS encoding alpha/beta hydrolase-fold protein — MSTAIKTIERKPRVVSEAPAPLLLLLHGYGANEYDLFDLADFVDPRFHVVSARAPLALPWGGFAWYHLSGAPGRLIPDPQTRAQAADLVERFVETLPEKIGADPRRTYILGFSQGAVMSFAVAVRRPELVAGLIPISGYLDPALLPPGGVQGLERMPILHMHGTYDDIIPVEAAHMTRDMLRLSGARYTYHEYPIGHGIHPEGLQLVQRWLAERLAEPVERGA; from the coding sequence GTGTCCACCGCCATCAAAACCATCGAACGCAAGCCACGGGTCGTCAGCGAGGCGCCGGCGCCGCTTCTGCTGCTCCTGCATGGCTATGGCGCCAATGAGTACGACCTGTTCGACCTGGCTGACTTTGTAGACCCGCGCTTTCACGTGGTCAGCGCCCGCGCGCCCCTGGCGCTGCCGTGGGGCGGCTTCGCCTGGTACCACCTCAGCGGTGCGCCGGGCCGGCTCATACCCGACCCGCAGACCCGCGCCCAGGCAGCCGACCTGGTAGAGCGCTTCGTCGAGACCCTGCCCGAGAAGATCGGCGCCGATCCGCGGCGCACCTATATTCTCGGCTTCAGCCAGGGCGCGGTTATGAGTTTCGCTGTCGCGGTGCGCCGCCCGGAGCTGGTCGCCGGCCTGATTCCCATCAGCGGCTACCTCGACCCGGCGCTGCTGCCTCCCGGCGGGGTACAGGGCCTTGAACGCATGCCCATTCTGCACATGCACGGAACCTACGACGACATCATCCCTGTTGAAGCCGCCCATATGACCCGCGACATGCTCCGCCTTAGCGGAGCGCGTTACACTTATCACGAGTATCCCATCGGGCACGGCATCCATCCAGAGGGGCTGCAGCTTGTCCAGCGGTGGCTCGCTGAGCGCCTGGCCGAGCCGGTGGAGAGAGGAGCCTGA
- a CDS encoding DegT/DnrJ/EryC1/StrS family aminotransferase, which translates to MSARLRVPFGDLARQAAELDVELTDALARVARSGWYILGNEVAAFEAEFAAFCGAEACVGVASGAEALYLALTALDVGPGDEVITVANACVYQVAAIVQTGARPVFVDIDPATHTLDPRLLEAAITPRTRVVLPVHLYGRTADMAAIWSIARLYDLQVVEDAAQAHGARYRGPEAGAIVGGGASAICCFSFYPSKNLGALGDGGALTTGDPDLAARLRRLRMYGWGEKYIAVEASGRNSRLDELQAAVLRVKLRRLAAWNQARRERAAWYRELLADMPLQLPADDPGHVYHLFVVECDSRDALRRHLLEAGIGCDVHYPVPAHMQPAYAALGHRQGALPHTERAATRVLSLPLFPELTRAEVEEVARTVRAFFG; encoded by the coding sequence ATGAGCGCCAGGCTTCGGGTGCCCTTTGGCGATCTGGCCCGGCAGGCAGCGGAACTTGATGTCGAGTTGACTGACGCGCTGGCGCGCGTGGCCCGGAGCGGCTGGTACATCCTTGGCAACGAAGTCGCCGCCTTCGAGGCCGAGTTTGCAGCTTTTTGCGGCGCCGAGGCATGCGTCGGGGTGGCCAGCGGCGCCGAGGCCCTCTATCTGGCCCTCACTGCCCTTGATGTCGGCCCCGGTGACGAAGTAATCACCGTCGCCAACGCCTGCGTCTATCAGGTCGCGGCGATTGTGCAGACCGGCGCGCGTCCGGTGTTTGTGGACATTGACCCGGCGACCCACACGCTCGACCCGAGGTTGCTGGAGGCGGCGATCACCCCGCGGACCCGGGTGGTGTTGCCGGTGCATCTCTACGGGCGTACCGCCGATATGGCGGCGATCTGGTCCATCGCGCGCCTCTACGATCTCCAGGTGGTCGAAGACGCCGCGCAGGCCCACGGCGCCCGCTATCGCGGCCCCGAGGCCGGCGCCATAGTCGGCGGCGGCGCGAGCGCGATCTGCTGCTTTAGCTTTTATCCTTCCAAGAACCTCGGCGCGCTGGGTGACGGCGGGGCCCTGACGACCGGCGACCCTGACCTGGCGGCCCGCCTGCGGCGTTTACGCATGTATGGCTGGGGGGAAAAGTATATCGCGGTCGAAGCCAGCGGGCGCAACTCGCGCCTCGATGAACTGCAGGCCGCCGTGCTGCGGGTGAAGTTGCGCCGGCTGGCGGCGTGGAACCAGGCGCGTCGCGAGCGGGCGGCGTGGTACCGTGAGTTGCTCGCCGACATGCCATTGCAACTGCCTGCCGACGATCCCGGTCACGTCTATCACCTCTTCGTGGTGGAGTGCGATAGCCGCGATGCCCTGCGCCGCCATCTGCTCGAAGCCGGGATTGGCTGTGACGTGCACTATCCCGTGCCGGCTCACATGCAGCCGGCCTACGCCGCGCTCGGCCATCGCCAGGGCGCGCTCCCCCACACCGAGCGCGCCGCGACGCGCGTGCTCTCCCTGCCGCTCTTCCCTGAGTTGACCCGCGCCGAGGTGGAAGAGGTGGCCCGGACGGTGCGGGCCTTCTTTGGATAA